In Bacteroidales bacterium, a single genomic region encodes these proteins:
- a CDS encoding LEA type 2 family protein produces MSVQLLPYLQWSGLKKYLVFAVVCFPLLFSGCTLFENIELRTITDVTYREFRDMVLRLEVEAVISNPNRFAVKVKEANMHLMLNDQVIGTITQMEQIALKGRTTKDYTFHIAIQMNDFQTNLNALYRLLMNDTKKLSLSGTLKVKSFFYHKSISIDKVTFQ; encoded by the coding sequence ATGTCAGTCCAGTTATTGCCTTATCTTCAGTGGTCCGGCTTAAAAAAGTACCTTGTTTTTGCGGTGGTTTGTTTCCCGTTATTATTTTCGGGATGTACCTTGTTCGAAAATATAGAATTACGTACCATCACAGATGTTACTTACCGGGAATTCAGAGATATGGTTTTACGGCTGGAAGTAGAAGCCGTGATCAGCAATCCTAACCGTTTTGCAGTAAAAGTAAAAGAAGCAAATATGCATTTGATGCTTAATGACCAGGTGATAGGTACTATCACCCAAATGGAACAAATTGCCCTGAAAGGAAGAACGACCAAAGACTATACTTTTCATATTGCTATCCAAATGAATGATTTTCAGACCAACCTTAATGCTTTGTATCGTCTTTTGATGAACGATACCAAAAAACTCAGTTTATCCGGAACATTAAAAGTAAAATCATTCTTCTACCATAAATCAATTTCTATTGATAAAGTCACTTTTCAATGA